From the genome of Aquipuribacter hungaricus:
GCTGACCGGGGACTCCCGGGCCGGGCCGTGGTGCGAGCGGGCCCGAGATCGTCGGGCCGGTCCACCCGGACGGGCGCACGGGGCGGGAGCGGGCCCGAGATCATCGGGCCGGTTCACCGGGACCGGCGTAGGAAGAGCGAGCGGACCCGAGATAGCCGGGCCGGGTCGGACCCGGTGCGAGAGAGCCCGAGATCGCTGGGCCGGTTCACCCAATCGGGCGCACGGAGCGCGAGCGAGCCCGAGATCGTCGGGCCGGTTCGGCGCCCGGTCGGTGAACCGGAGCACCCGTCGTCACCGCGTGCCCCCCAGGACGGGGCGTCATCGACCGTCCCGGAGCACGCACGAACTGACCCCCGACCAGGGGCCGGGGGTCAGGTGGTGCAGGAGCCTGCGGTCAGAGCCCGCCGCCGTCGGCGCGGCGCTCCCACCGCTCCTCCATGCGCTGCACGAAGGACGACTTCGCCCGGGGGGCGGGGCCGCTCCGGCTGCTGCCGCCGCGGGACGGTGTGTCAGGCACGGTGCGGGCGGGGGGCGCGGCCACCGCGAAGACGACCCCGCCGAACATCACGACGAAGCCGATGACGCTCAGCCAGAGCTGGCCGATCGAGATCCCGACGATGATGAGGGTGAGGCCGACGGCGACGGACGCGACGGCGACGAGCGCGCGAGAGACCGAGCCCACACCCCGCTGCCGCCCGGTGAGGGTGGTGGCGAACTTGGGGTCCTCGGCATAGAGCGCCTGCTCCATCTGCGCGAGGAGCTTCTGCTCGTGGTCGGAGAGCGGCACCGCTGACCTCCTGGCTCTCTGTCGGTGGGGTAAGGATAGACACGCGGCGGAGGCCGCGGCACCCGGTGGTCCCATCGGTGCAACGCCGGTGCGACTTCAGTGGTGCCCGGCCTCGTGCGCCCGTCCGGCGGACTTGCGGTCGACGAGCGTCCCGGGCCTCACGACGCCCGCGCCGAAGCGCCGGCTGAGGTCGTCGACGGCCCGCTCGGCGTCCCGCCAGCCGTGCTCCGGCGCCCCCAGCTCCAGCTGCAGCGGCGCGGTCTCCAGCGGCTGGAGCCCCTCGGCCTTGACCCCCACCAGGCGGATGCGCGCGCGGTCCAGGCCGAGCCCGTCGAAGGCCTGCACGGCGGCGGCGTGGACGTCGCGGCCGAGGTCGGTCGGCTGCCGCAGGGTCCTGCTTCGCGTGATGGTGGTGAAGTCCGCGAACCGGACCTTGAGGACCACGGTCCGGGCCACCATCCCCTCGCCGCGGACCCGGGCGGCGACCCGCTCGGACAGCCGGAGGAGCTCGCGGTGGACGACCCGGGGGTCGTCGACGTCCCGGGAGAAGGTCTCGTCGGCGCTGATGCTCTTGCCGCGGGTCTCGGGGACCACGCTGCGCGGGTCCCGGCCCCAGGCCAGCTCGTGCAGGTGGGCGCCCTGGGCCTGGCCGAGGGCGCGCTCGAGCGTGCGGACCGGGGTGTGGGCGAGGTCGGCGACCGTGGTGAGGCCGAGCCGGGTGAGCACCTCGTGGGTCTTGGGCCCGACGCCCCACAGGTCGGCCACCGGCAGGGAGTGGACGAACGGCACGGTGTCGGCCACCCCGACCACGAGCAGACCGTCGGGCTTGGCCGCCGAGCTGGCGAGCTTGGCGACGAACTTGGACGCGGCGACCCCGACGGACACCGTGATGCCCTGCTCGTCGGCGATCCGGTCGCGCAGGGCGGTGGCGATGGCGCTCGGGCTGCCCAGGCGCCGGAGGGCGCCCGAGACGTCGAGGAAGGCCTCGTCGAGGCTCAGCGGCTCGACGGCCGGCGTGATGGAGCGGAACACCTCCATGACGCCGCGCGACACCTCGGCGTACTGGCCGTGGCTCGGCTGGATGATCACGGCCTGCGGGCACAGCCGTCGCGCCCGGCCCATCGGCATGGCGGCGTGGACCCCGCTGCGGCGGGCCTCGTAGGTCGCGGACAGCACGACGCCGCGCGTGCCCCCGCCCACGATGACCGGCAGCCCCTTGAGCTCCGGGCGGCTGCGCAGCTCCACCGAGGCGTAGAAGGCGTCCATGTCGGCGTGCAGCACGGTGCAGCCGGTGTCGTCGCCGGTCAGCCCCAGCGCGGCGGCGCGGCCGTCGGCGCGCCCGACCTGCCGGCGGCTCACGGGAGCGCCCTGGTCGGGGTGGGCACCCGGGGGCCCGTCACGTCAGCGCCGGACGGCGTGCCAGTGCAGGTGGGACGCCAGGCCACGCAGCTCCAGCGAGCCCGCCGCGGCCGCCTCGAGCCGGCGCAGCGCGTCGCGCCCGCGCGGGGAGGAGTCGAGGGCGGCCTCGGGGACCAGGTCGGCGAGGACCGGCACGCCGGTGACCGCCACGACGTCCAGGCCCGCCCCGTCGAGCAGGGCGGCGGTGGCGGCGACGTCCAGGCGCCGCTGCAGCAGGTCGTCCGGGCCGCTGCGACCGTGGGCGTCGGTGAGGACCGCCAGGGCCTCCTCGACCCGTCCCATCGCCGCGCGCAGGGCGACGGCCCCGCTGCGCTGGGCGGTGAGCAGGCTGAGGACCGCCCCGGGGCGCATCGCCGCGGCGACCTCGGCGAGCGTGGCGGCGGGGTCGTCGACGAGCTCGAGCACGTCGTGGCACAGCAGCAGGTCCACGGGGCCGCGGCACAGCGTGGGCAGGGCGCGGGCGTCGCCCTGGTGGCCGCTGACCCGGTCGCCGACACCGGCCTCGCGGGCGCGCCGGTCCAGCGCGGCGAGCGCGTCGGGGCTGGGGTCGACGACGACGACGTCGTGCCCGCGCAGGGCCAGCTCGACCGACAGGGCGCCGGTGCCGCCGCCGAGGTCGACGACCAGGGCGGGGCCGCCGTCGGGGGCGCGGACCTCCAGCAGCGGGACGACGAGGGCCGCGACGGCGTCCAGGCGCAGCTCCGAGCGGCCGGGGCGCCGGTCGCGTCGCTGGACGGTGGGGTCGGGCACGCCGACAGCCTACGAGCACGGACCGTCGGCCGGGCCTGGGACGCGGCGACCCCGCGGGACGCCCTCACCGGCCGGGGCTCCCCTGGCTGGAGTGCCACAGCCGGCGCGGGGCGTCGGCGGCACCGCGGGCCCGCTTGGCGGCGGCCTCCTCGGCGAGCTTGCGCGGCTCGGTCCCGCTGACCCCGGCCGGCTTGATGTCCGCGTACGGGGACTGCCGGAACCCGCTGGCGTGCACCAGC
Proteins encoded in this window:
- the dinB gene encoding DNA polymerase IV, yielding MSRRQVGRADGRAAALGLTGDDTGCTVLHADMDAFYASVELRSRPELKGLPVIVGGGTRGVVLSATYEARRSGVHAAMPMGRARRLCPQAVIIQPSHGQYAEVSRGVMEVFRSITPAVEPLSLDEAFLDVSGALRRLGSPSAIATALRDRIADEQGITVSVGVAASKFVAKLASSAAKPDGLLVVGVADTVPFVHSLPVADLWGVGPKTHEVLTRLGLTTVADLAHTPVRTLERALGQAQGAHLHELAWGRDPRSVVPETRGKSISADETFSRDVDDPRVVHRELLRLSERVAARVRGEGMVARTVVLKVRFADFTTITRSRTLRQPTDLGRDVHAAAVQAFDGLGLDRARIRLVGVKAEGLQPLETAPLQLELGAPEHGWRDAERAVDDLSRRFGAGVVRPGTLVDRKSAGRAHEAGHH
- a CDS encoding class I SAM-dependent methyltransferase codes for the protein MPDPTVQRRDRRPGRSELRLDAVAALVVPLLEVRAPDGGPALVVDLGGGTGALSVELALRGHDVVVVDPSPDALAALDRRAREAGVGDRVSGHQGDARALPTLCRGPVDLLLCHDVLELVDDPAATLAEVAAAMRPGAVLSLLTAQRSGAVALRAAMGRVEEALAVLTDAHGRSGPDDLLQRRLDVAATAALLDGAGLDVVAVTGVPVLADLVPEAALDSSPRGRDALRRLEAAAAGSLELRGLASHLHWHAVRR
- a CDS encoding DUF3040 domain-containing protein translates to MPLSDHEQKLLAQMEQALYAEDPKFATTLTGRQRGVGSVSRALVAVASVAVGLTLIIVGISIGQLWLSVIGFVVMFGGVVFAVAAPPARTVPDTPSRGGSSRSGPAPRAKSSFVQRMEERWERRADGGGL